GACTCCCTTGCCGAGCGCGTGCATCGATTGCACGGCCAGACCGTCGCTGGTCTGAGAGAGAACTTTCGCGGACTTCGCGATCGCAGGCTCTCCCCCAAACGCGATCCTTCGGCTTGAGTCTTGCGACTCGAATTCGAACCGGGGCCGGCGAAGACACTCCCCCAAGCCCAGCGACTCCGCCACGCCCCAAGACGAGCCCGAAACGAGTAGAAGCCCGCCCTCCTTGAGCCAACTTTCCAGAGCTTGGCGATCGGGGTCGCTCAACGAACCCCGCCCACAGAGCAAGAGCACGTCGTGGGGCTTGAGCGCTCCCGCAGCGAACGTATCGAGGCTCGTCCAGGGGATGCCCGCATGGTCGAGCACCTCGGCGTACGCAGCCGCATACGGATCGGACTTTGCGATCCGCGCGCCGATGGAGCACCAAGCCCCACCCCCAGCCATTACCCCCGTTGCCACCAGTAACCATTGTCGGACTGCGGGCAGGCAACCCTTAGAGCGTCCGGTTTGGTAGAGTTGCCGCATGGCCGAACTTCACCATCCGGACCTCAGGTCTTATCTCGATTCGCTCGTCCCCAAGCGGCCGCGCGAGCTGCAGATCATGGAGGAGTACGCGCGCGAGCATGGGTTTCCGATCGTGGGCCCGGCTTCGGGGCAATTCTGCTACCTTCAAGCGCGGCTGATCGGAGCCAAGCGCGTGTTCGAACTCGGGTCCGGCTACGGTTATTCGACGGCTTGGTTCTGCAGGGCCGTTCGAGAAAACGGCGGCGGCGAAGTGCATCATGTCGTTTGGGACAAGGACCTCTCGAATCGGGCTCGCCGACACCTTGACTCCCTCGGATATGGTGACATCGTCCGGTTCACGGTGGGCGAGGCCGTGAACGCGCTGATTCACGCCGAAGGGCCCTTCGATCTCATCTTCAACGACATCGAAAAGGAGGCCTATCCGGCCTCGCTTCCGGTTATCTCCGAGAAGTTGCGCTCGGGAGGGTTGCTGATCGTCGACAACTTGCTTTGGAGCGGGCGCGTATTCGACCCCAGTGACACTGAAGCCTCGACTCAAGCCATTCGAGAGTTCACAAGACTCGTCGTAAACGATCCCGGGTGGGTGGCTTCGCTCGTACCGATTCGGGACGGCCTCCTCGTAGCTCAAAAGGCGTAGTCCCGCCGCCCCGCCCTGCGATTGGTACACTCTGGGAAGCATGTTGGACAAGCTCGCCGCCATCGAAGAGCGGTACGACCAGATCGAAGCGCAGTTGCAGGACCTCGACGTCGTTCAGGATCCGAGCGCGCTGCAGCGCCTGGGCAAGGAGCGAGCCTCGCTCGAAGAGATCGTCGGCGTGATCAAAGAATATCGGAAATGTCTTGAGGACCTAGCCGATGCCGAGTCCCTCTTGAGCGACGAGGAAATGCGCGACCTGGCCCAAGCTGAGATTCAGCACTTGAAAGTTAGGTCCGAAGAACTCGAACACAACCTCAAGCTCAAACTTCTGGCGACCGACCCCAACGACGACAAGTCCGTCATCATCGAAATCCGCCAAGCCGCAGGGGGCCAAGAGGCTGCGCTCTTTGCAGGCGAGTTGTTCAGGATGTACACGCGCTATGCTGAGCGTCGAAAGTGGAAGTACGACCTGGTCGAGATGGAAGAATCCGACCTTGGGGGGGTCAGCCGCGTCGTGTTCTCCATCGACGCGGTAGGCGCCTACAGCCAGCTCAAGCACGAGAGCGGCGTTCATCGAGTCCAGAGGGTGCCCGCCACAGAGAGCGGTGGCCGGATTCACACCTCGACGATCACCGTGGCGGTCTTGCCGGCTGTGGAGGACGTCGAGGTGGAAATCCGCTCGGACGACCTTGAGGTCTCGACGTTCCGATCCAGTTCGGCGGGCGGACAGCATATGCAGAAGAACGAGACCGCCATCCGCATCGTCCACAAGCCGACCGGGATCGCCGTTACGTGTCAAGACGAGCGCAGCCAACAGCAAAACCGCCTCAAGGCGATGGAGGTACTGAGAGCCAAGCTGTACCAACTCGAACAGGAGCGGCTCGACCGCGAGCGTGGCGCGCTCCGCAAGGGGCAGATCGGAAGCGGCGACAGGTCGGAGAAAATTCGCACCTATAACTTCCCGCAGCAGCGAATCACCGACCACCGAATCGGCCTGAGCGTACACAACACCACCGAGTTCATGGACGGCGCGATCCAAGAGATGATCGACGCTCTCAATCAGGCCGAGCAAGCGGCGAAGCTCGCGGCGCTCGACGATTCCGCGGTGGGGGCAGGACGAGCTTAGGGATGACGGAAACCGAGTTCTTTGAGGCCATTCAAGGCGGCGAAGAGAGGTCCGTCGAAGAGGCCCTCTCGCTTCACCCCGATTGGGCCGCAAGGCCAAACCCCTCGGGCTTGACGCCTCTGCTCGTCGCGCTCTACTTCCGTCAGACCTCGATCGCCGAACTCATCCGCTCGAAGCTGACGGGCCTTTCGATTTTCGAGGCGGCGGCCTGGGGCGACGAGCCCGCGTGCGTGAATCTCCTCATCGACCGCCCCGAACTCGCAGACGAGGTCTCGCCCGATGGATTCACCCCTCTGGGGCTTGCCGCTTACTTCGGGCATGCCGATGTCGTGAAGGTCTTGCTCGACGCCGGAGCTGACATCGATGCGAAGTCGAGAAACAACCTCGGCGTCGCCGCGCTGCACTCAGCGCTTGCGGGAGGGTTCATGGACGTGGCCGCCCTGCTGGTCGAGCGCGGAGCCGAAGTGAGTTCCCAAACCGCCGAAGGCTGGACGCCTCTCCACTACTGCGCCGACATCGGGGACCAGGAGTTCGCCGCGCTGCTGATCGCGCGGGGCGCCGACCCAGGAATCGCGGCCCGCGATGGCCGCACTCCGGCAGACCTCGCCTTCGACGTCGGACACGAACACGTCGCCTTGGCTTGGAATGGAAGGCGGCGCTGAGACTCCCTCTGCCCTAGGCCGCGAACTTATAGCCCACGCCCCTCACCGTCAGGAGCAACTTCGGCCGATCTGGGTCCACTTCGATGTGCTTGCGAAGCCAACGGATGTGGACGTCGATCGTTCGAGCGGTAACGTAGGCGTCCCGACCCCAAACCCTGTCGAGCAGCGTGTCGCGATCGAAGACCTGGCCTGGGTTCCGGGCAAGAAAGTAAAGGAGCGCGAACTCCTTGGGCGCGAGGTCGAGGAGCTTTCCGTGTAGCGTCGCCGTGTGGGTCTTGGGGTCGATGTAAAGCCCGCCGTAGTCGACCGGGTCGATGGCGGGCTCGCCGACCGACCGCCGTAGCACCGCCCGAACCCGCGCAGCCAGTTCGCCCAAATGGAAAGGCTTGACGAGATAGTCGTCGGCGCCCATTTCGAGGCCCTTGATTCGATCTTCGTCTTCGGAGCGGGCCGTAATGAAGATGATCGGGGTTTGGCTCTCCTTCCGGATCGCCCGGCACAGATCGAGCCCCGAACGCCCTGGGAGCATGATGTCGAGCACGAGGAGGTCCGGGCGAACCCTACGGTAGAGCCGCATCGCGTCCTCGGCGTTGTCTGTGGCGAAGGTCGTATACCCCTCGCGCTTGAGCTTCATCTCGACCGTTTCGAGAAGCGTAGGCTCGTCGTCGACAACCAGTACCTTCATCGCGCACTCATCCGAAGTCGGGTCGTTGCCAACGAGAACCGCGCTGCCTCAAAGGGTCAGGTGGCGATGATCTCGACGTTGGCCCTTGGGACCAGAACCTCGTCTCCTCCTTCGAGCTTAGCCTTGAGCACCCTCACCCTCGCCCCCGAATCGACCTCCAAGAGTTGGGGGGGTAGGTCCACAACCGTTCCGAGCTGCCCGAAATACGGCTCCCGAATGACCCGGATGGGAGTGCCTTTCTTGAGCTCGCCGGACTGCTCGGCGCCCGCCCCCGAACTTGCCTGCACCTCCAAGGGGCTGATCAATTCGGGCCGAATGACCCCCGCTCGGATTTGGGTAGCGCCGTTGACGCTCGCCGTGCGCCCCTCGAGGCTCCGGAGCAAATCGAACGTCCGCTGTGCCATGTTGAGAAACCCAAATCCCTCCGTAACGATCAACGTGAGGTTGATGTCCTCCTGGCCCGTAATGGCGACCCCGATGTCGTACCCCAAGAACCTCACCAGGTCGCTGTCTTTGATCCCTCCGCATACAATGGCGGTCGCTCCCACCTCAGAGGCTTTGGCGATCGCGTCGTACGTACACCCCGCGCCCCCGACTAGGATGCGGTCCTTGTCGGTGCCTTGCACGTTGTCGGCGTGGAGAATCTGGTCGTGGCCTGTGACCGCGATGCGCACGACCCCGGTTCGCTCGCCGCCTACGCCAAAAATGCCCTGGACCATCGCGCCCCGAGTTTCGATCGCGGCTCCTTCCTCAGGGAACACCTCGACGACCTTCCCTTGCATGTAGGCGTTCACGTCCACCGGGATGGGCGCTTCGCGAACCAGCACGCTCCCGGTAATGGTCGAGACCGACTCCACGGTGCCGGTTTGGTCGGATACGACCTGTGCCTTCCCCAGTCCAAGAAACCCCTTCGTCTCGGCGATCAAGTCCCCCTTGCTGATCGAATCCCCTTCCTTCAGCTTGAAGAAGTTGGGAATTTCTTGGGGTTCGACTCCCAGCTTCTCCGCAAGCTTGATCGTTTGAAGCGCGCCGGGCAAGAGGGCACGCGCGATAATCGTGTTCGGCTCCACGGACTCCCCGGCTTGCACCAAGACCTCGCCCTTGATCGGCAGCCGACGGATGCGGCGAACTACGATGTCGTTGCTTACGGTTAGACCGGGGGTGTATGCGCTTCCCAATGCGATTGCTCCTTCGACGGCCTGCGGTGGGGCCGATCGAGCTTCGATTGTACTCGCCTTAGCCTCAAGTCAGTAAGCCTTCCCATCGTCTCGATTGTGCCGCGCGCGCTTTAACCGAGCGTTAAGGAACCTGCCCTCAAACTCAATGCGGCCTGCGGCACTTTTTGCTTCCGGCTCGTCCTATCGGGTGGCGATCACAGGAAGTGGTCTATGGCAGAACTTTCGGGCAAACTTTGGGAATGGAATCTCGCCCGCGTAGTCGTGGTCGACGTGACCGACGACTACCGATTGATGCTGGGGCCCATGCCTTCCGAGTTCTATCCGGTCCTCCGGGAAGTCTGGTTGCCAAGGTATCGCCTGCAAGAGGTCCTGCAATCCGATGACCTCGTCACGGGCTACCTCTACGACTGGCACGAAGGCCCGGCGCAAGGCAGCGGAAGCTGGTACGTCGGGGTTGTCAGCGAGATTCTTGCGCGCGATGCGAGATGGTACTGGGCCGCCGGAACCGAAATCGCATAGGCTGCGCGCGTCCTTGTGTTAGAATCCGCCGTGCCTCAAGCGCATGAACCCGCAGGGCCCGAAGGCCGGTTGCTCCAGAAGGTAGCCCGCGCCCTCCAACTCGACGGCCACGACCTCCGCTCACTCGCCGCCGCAGACCTGTCCGGATGCGATCAACTCCACGTAGGCGGGCGACGAGCGACCCTCGACCTCCTGCGACGCGCGCCGCTCTCGGCAGGGAGCTTGATCCTCGATGTGGGATGTGGCCTGGGCGGGCCCTCACGCTCGCTTGCCGAGGCCGGCCACCGGGTCCTGGGAGTCGATGTCTCACCCGAATTCTGCGCGGCGGCCCGGGTTCTTACGGGATGGGTCGGCCTGAGCCCAAGGGCGACCTTTGTCGTGGGCCGCGCCGAAAGGCTTCCGGTGAGGTCGAATGTGTTCGATGGCGTGTGGCTGCAACACGTCAACATGAAGGTTCAAGACACCCTCGGGCTGCTTGGCGAAGCGGCGCGGGTGATGAAGCCCGGAGGACGCCTGGTGATCCATGAGGTCTTTGCAGGAGAAGCTCCCGCGCGGTATCCGACGCCTTGGGCCTTGGAAGCGAGCAGTAGCCACTTGGCGCCCGCAGGCCGATTCGTCGAGCTCCTCGCTGCCGCGGGCTTCGATCTCAAGCAATGGCAGGATCTCCAAGCGGAGTCTGAGGGGTGGGCACGCAAGGTGGAGGAAACGCTCGCAGCGGGAGTCCGGCCCCATCTCGGCCCAAGCGTCGTTTTCGGCGAGCGCACGGAAGAGATGCTGAGTAACCTCGTGAAGAACGTGCGGGAGAGGCGGGTTCAGGTTTTTGCCGGATGTGCCCTGAAGCCCGCCTAATAAAGGCAGAGCGCCGGCCTCAGGGGAGGAGGCACGGCGCCCGTTACCAGGTTCGAGTGTGGATTACGCTCCGTCACCGGGAGGGATCGGAGGAGGGCCGCCAGGACCGCCTGGGCCACCCCGTCCTCCGGGACCGCCCGGTCCCATGCGCTGGAACTCGAACTTCTTGCCCAGCAACTGCTGCCACCGGGTTCGCTGCTCGGGAGTGAGGATCTCCATGACCCGCTTCTCCTGCTCTTCGTGCATCTTGTTCATGTCCGGGGGACCGCCTGGAGGACCTCCGGTGGGAGGACCTTGCCGCGGAGGGCCGCCCTGGAATCCCTGTCGGCCGGGCCGAAGCGCTTCATGCACCTTCTGGAGCTGCTCGTCGCTCAATCCGAGTTTGTCGGCGACGGGCTTGCGTCCGATCGCCATGACTCCCTCGAGTTGGAGCCGGAGTTCCAGATACCGCTTGTACTGGCCCTCGTTGAGGATCGCCTTGATCTTGGCGTCCATCTCGGCTTCCCGCTTCTCCATCTGCTCCGGGTTCATGGGACCGCCTTGACCCGGGCCGAAGCCGCCTTGTCCTGGAGGAGGACCTTGCTGTCCGCCCTGACCCGGGCCGAAGCCACCGCGCCCCGGAGGAGGACCTTGCTGTCCGCCCTGACCCGGGCCGAAGCCACCGCGCCCCGAAGGAGGACCTTGCTGTCCGCCCTGACCCGGGCCGAAGCCGCCAGGACCACCAGGGCCACCAGGACCGCCCGGACCCATCGGCATGCGGAGCGCCTCAGCGAGCTTGGCGCGCTGCTCCTCGGTCAGTTTCAGTTCCTTAGCCACGTCGTCGCGCAAAAGGATCGCAGGTCCACCCATGGGCATCATGGGACCGCCGCGCATCGGGCCGGGGCCGAATCCTCCCTGAGGAGGTCCTTGCCGATTCCCGAATCCCGGTCCCTGTCCCGGAGGGGGGCCTTGACCTGGGCCCGCGCCTTGAGCGGCGGCAAAGCCCATCAGCATCGCGCTTGCAGCGACGATCAGTGTTCGATAGGCGATTGTTTTCATCGTCTTCACCATCCTTTCCGCTAAGATACGACCTTGTCCTGAGAAAATCCTGAGCGGCCTTCATCCCCGCCGAAAGTCCCACATCGAGGTACGGCAATCGCTGCTAGCCCCGGGTGCCCGGGACAGGCGGCTGACCGTGCCGTTTGTCCGGGAGGATTGGAAACCACTTGCACCGGAGTACGGTAAAGGACGTCCCGGCAAGAAGAAGCCTGAGTGCCATCAACCGGGCCGCTTGGTCGACCCAGTAGCATTCTCGCCGTCAGACCCTTCCCTGACAAACGGCACAATCCCTCCCCGCCTGTCAGGGCCACCCGCCGAATTGCGCCGAAGTCAGGGTGAGGAGCGCGATAGTGAGTGAGGTCATCGGTTTATGATCCCGGTGGGCTTACGCCGCCGCAAGGGGCGGCAGACCGAGCCGCTCCTTCCAGAAGTCGATGAGTTGCTGCCGGTTGACCCATTGCCACTTGCCGTCGACCCGCTCCCGGCGGGGTTCCAGTTCAGGGTCGTTCGCGCTACGCCGAAGGAAGCCGAAGAGGCGGATCGCGAAGAACTCGTCCGTTTGAACCAATGCAAGTTGCAGGACTCGCTTTTGTAGTTCGAGGTCCAGAGTCCCGCTCACGTTGTTGAGGATCAGCTCAAGGACGGACCGGCTCTTGCCGTCAAGCGCCATCCTGAGGAGCGCGTCCCACTTTTCTGCGCGTTCAAGGGGTGTCTCCTTCAACGTAACGACGGCAAGCGGATCGAATACGAACCCTCGGTGAAAACAGTCGGCCTCGTTTGCGCCCAGCGTTGGGTCTTGAGAAGCGGCGGGCAAGACACTCAGCAGCTTCTCAGTCGATCCGGGCACGCCCCACTTTCCGAGGAGACTGTAGATCCTCGCTGCGTCGGATGGGTTCGCCTTGGCTCCTCCATCAAACAGGATCGGAATCACCGGCGCGTCGTCCCGGATCTCGGCAGTGCGCTTCTCATTCGTACCTTGAATGGGATACTGGAAACTGCCGTAGCGTGCGTTGGAAAGAAAGCTCAACAGCCGCCAAAGCTCAGGTCCAGTGGCGCCATGCCCTCCTAGAGCCACGTTGACCATGAGCCGGTCGATGGCGGATTCTCCACTGAGGTCCAACTTGGACTGCTTGGTCGCGAACGCCGCAAGACCCATTACCTCATTGGAATGCTTGCGCTCTAAGACGTTGAAGTAGCGCAGATACGGCTTTCCATCCGCGTTCTTGGTAGCGATTCCGGGCAGTACGAGCTTGCCTCCAGCTTCGAGGTAGAGCCACAACAAGTACTTCTTGCCGGGCTGGAATCTATACATAGCCTTTTCGGCCCCCGGCATCGTATGGTCGATGCTACCGAACGGATGGACGATTCGTATCACCTCGTCAAGTTTGCGATTCGAGTCGAGAACACGGACCTCCTCGACAACGACAGGCGCAGTCCACTCGTTGCCGGCAAGATCAGTAGCGGTCCGTAGCTCCCTTTCGTGATAACGGATGGGTGATACGATGGCCAGCGTGTTGAGCAACTCAACGTCGGCAGGTCGATAGTCCTCTTGCTGCCAAGGATAATCTGCCATCAGGCTGATTTGGCTCGCTAAGAGGAGGGTTAGCGTGAGCGCGGTCATTCCTTCAAGAACCTTGCTGGGCGTGCGCCGTTCGGGGCGGCAGGCCGAGCCGCTCCTGGCGGTCCCTGATAGGTTCAACGAATCAGAGCCCTCTTCCGTATCGGTTCTCGATCACTGACGCATAGATTCGCTTAGCCGCGATGCCGCATTGGGCTCCTTCCCGCCGCGCGGGCTACAGGCTCCCCCTCAGTTCCCACCCCACCCCGAGGTACCCTTTGCGTTGCCCGACATGACCGCCCGCGAGCTGCGCCAGAAATACCTCGAGTTCTTCCAATCCAAGGGCCACCTGCTGCACCCTTCGGGCTCGCTCGTGCCTTACGACGTCACGGGACGACTCGACGAATCGCTCCTGTTCAACGGCGCGGGGATGGTGCAGTTCAAGCCGTACTTCCGAGGGATCGCAGAACCGCCCAGCAAGCGCCTCACCAATTGCCAGAAGTGCGTGCGAACCGGCGACATCGAGGAGATCGGCGACCTCACCCACCTCAGCTTCTTCGAGATGCTGGGGAACTTCAGCTTCGGCGACTACTTCAAGAAAGAGGCGATCGCGTTCTCTTGGGAGTTCCTGACCTCGAGCGAATGGCTCGGACTCGACCCGAAGCGCCTATCGTTCACCGTTTTCGAGGAAGACGACGAGTCGCTCGACCACTGGGCGTCCCACCTTCAGGCCGCAGGGATCGACCCTTCGACGCGGGTGTACAGGCTCGGCGAGGACACCAACTACTGGCCCGCGGGAGCGTTCTCCAGCGGTCCGCCGGGACCTTGCGGGCCTAATACGGAGATGTTCTATTGGGTGCTGGATTCCGAACCACCCCCTTCGGGACCCTACTTGCGGGAAGACTGGAGTCGCGACGAAGCCGCTGGGAAGTGGCTCGAGGTCTGGAACGACGTGTTCATCCAGTACGAATGGAAGGGCGGGCTCCGCGATCCTTCCCGCCCGGACAAGGGCTATGAGAAGCAGGGCATGGACGACCTGCCGTTCCAGTCCGTCGACACTGGAATGGGACTCGAACGCACGATTACAGTGCTGAACGGCAAGCGGTCGGTGTACGACAACGACCTGTTCGAGCCGCTGTTTCGCGCCCTGAGCGAGGTCGTTTCGCCGGACGTTAGGGAGAGGGCGGGGGACTGGGCGACGGGTCATTCCGAAAAGGCGAAGGCCGGTAGGGTGATCGCCGACCACATCCGTTCGGCGTGCCTTTGCATAGGGGACGGGATCCTGCCCTCGAACACAGGGCGGGGCTATGTGTTGCGGCGTTTGATTCGGCGGGCGGTGCTGAAGGGCGACCGGGCGCTGGGAATCGGCGAGGTGTTCCTCTGGAAGCTGTATGAGGGAGTGGCTGAGGCGCTGGGAGGGGTGTACGACGAGCTTGTATCCCGGCGCGAGGTGATCGTCGAGACGCTGAAGAACGAGGAGGAGTTGTTTAGGGGGACTCTCGCCAAAGGCATCGGCGAACTTTCCCACTACTTGAAGCTCGCCCGGCGAACACCACAAGCCGGTACGATGCCGGGACCCTTGGCCTTCCAACTCTACGACACCTACGGCTTCCCCCTCGAAGTCACCCAGGAACTCTGCGCAGAGGCCGGAATCGAGGTCGAGGTCGATGGATTCTATGAGGCGCTCAAGGAGGCCCAGGAGCGCTCCCGCGCGGCGAGGGGAAACGCCACCGTCTATGGCGGCGTGGTCCTCCGGTTCGATCTATCCGTGCTTTCCGGACAACAAGACGACGCCAAACCCACCCCGACCCGCTTCGTCGGGTACGACGCAACCGAGACCCAGGCCACGATCGTGGGAGCGTGCCAGGTCGAGGGCGGCCAGCTCGCCGTCGCGCTCGATCAGACCCCGTTCTATGCCGAATCCGGCGGCGAGGTCTCCGACACCGGCGTGATCGAAGGCGAGGGGTTCCGACTCGAAGTGCTCGATCTGATCAAGCAGGACGGGGTTTACGTGCATCTGGCCGAGCCGGACTTCGACGCTACGGGCCTGACGCAAGAAGCGCTCATCCAAAAGCTCTTTCGGCAGGCCGTCACCGCCCGAGTCGATGCGCCACGCAGGCGGAAGATCACCCGCAACCACACCGCGACCCACCTGCTGCACGCCGCACTTCGGCAGGTTCTGGGCAAACACGTCACGCAAGCGGGCTCGCTCGTCGCGCCCGACCACCTCCGGTTTGACTTCACGCACAGCAAGGGAATGACGCCGGTCGAACTCGCCGAAGTCGAGCGGCTGGTCAATGAGCGGGTCCTCGAAGCCCGTCCCGTTCAGGTCCACAGCGACGTTCCGATCGCCGAAGCCAAGAAGCGCGGAGCGATGGCGCTGTTCGGCGAGAAGTATGGCGACACGGTGCGGATGATCGAGGTTCCGGGTTTCAGCCTCGAACTTTGCGGCGGGTGCCACGTTCGCAACACGGCGGAGATCGGGCTGTTCAAGGTCCTTCACGAATCCAGCGCCGCGAGCGGGGTCAGGCGAATCGAAGCGGTCACCGGCGAGGGCGCGTACGAGTGGGTCAGGCAGATGGAATCGACTCTGCGCGAGGCGTCGTCCAAGCTCAAAGCCCAGGCGGCGGAGCTTCCCGGCGCAATCGAGCGCTTGCAAGAGCAGCTTAGGGACGAGCGGAAGCGGCTGGAGAGGCTCCGCTCCCAGGCTTCCTCCGCATCGCCAGAGAACGTAGTCGGTGTCGAAGGGATCGAGCTCGCCGTCGAGTCGCTTACGGACGCCGATATGCAGGAGACCACGCTCGCCGCGGACCGGCTGGTCGAGGGCAACCCCAAACGGGTGGCAGTCGTAGCGGGCACCTCGAACGGCAAAGTGATGCTCGTTGCAAAGGTGGGCGAGGAAGCCAGGAGTCGGGGCGCCCACGCTGGCAACCTCGTGCGCGACCTCGCCAAAATCGTCGGAGGCGGAGGGGGAGGGAGGCCCGACTTTGCGACCGCAGGGGGCAAAGACCCTTCGCGCGTCAACGAGGCTCTCTCGATAGCAGCAGCGGCCCTCCGCAAGCAGGTTCAATAACCGGCCGCGCCTGCGTCCTCGAGGCGAGGGTCGATCCCAGCAAGCCGGGCGCCCGTCGAGGGATCGATCTGAATGCAATGGCACGACCCCATCGACCCAGGACGCGCGGCGAACTTGTGTCCCATGCTTTCGAGCAGAGCCTTCGTGTCGGGGGATATCCCCCTGGGCTCCCAACGAACCTCATCCGGCAACCACTGATGGTGGACTCGCGGGGCGGACACCGCGTCCTGGATCGACATGCCGTGATCGACCACGTTGACGATCGTTTGCAGGACCGTGTTGATGATCGTCGGGCCACCGGGAGACCCCGCAACGAACGCCAACGTACCGTCTTTCAACACGATCGTCGGGGTCATCGACGAGAGGGGCCGTTTTCCGGCGGCTATGGCGTTGGCTTCACCCTGAATCAGCCCGTAGAGGTTGGGGATTCCTGGCTTGGCCGCAAAGTCGTCCATTTCGTTGTTCAAAAGGAAACCCGCCCCTTGAACCATCGCCTTGCAACCGTAGCTATCGTTGATCGTAGTCGTGAGCGAGACAGCCATCCCCTGCTCGTCAACGACCGAAAAGTGGGTCGTGTGCTCGCTTTCTCGGATCGGAGGCATCCACGGGCGGAGGTCGGCCGCAGGGGTAGCTCGGTTGCGTGCGATGCTGCGGTGGAGCTTCTCGGCGTACTCCTTCGCCGTGAGTCCCCCGACCGGCACCTTGTGGAAGTCAGGGTCTCCAAGATGCTCCGCTCGGTCAGCAAAGGCCCGCTTCATCGCCTCGATAAGATAGTGCGTGTGCTGAGCCGACCCGTAGCCCGCTTGCTTGAGGTCGTAATGTTCGAGGATGTTGAGCATCTCGAGGAGGGCGATCCCTCCAGAACTCGGCGGCGGCATGCTGAGGACCTCGTAGCCTCGGTAGGTTCCCACAACGGGCTCTCGCCAAACAGGGAGGTACGCCTTGAGGTCTGCGAGAGTGATGAGTCCTCCGTTGGCGGCCATGTCTTCGGCGATCAACAGCGCGGTCTTGCCCGTATAGAACTCGCTCGCCCCCTGGTCGCGTATGCGTGTCAGAGTGCGCCCAAGGTCATCTTGAACGAACTTCTCGCCCCATTCGTAAGGTCTCCCATTCCGGTTGAAGACCCGATACGATTCGGGAAACGCCTCGAAGGTCGACATCTGGCCCCTCAGGCTTCTCGCTAGGCCCGAAGGCAATTCGAACCCCTCCGAGGCGAGCTTGCGCGCAGGTTCGACCACGTCCCGCCATCGCAGCTTGCCAAACCTGCGGTGCGCCTCCCCCAAACCCGCGACCGATCCCGGAACTCCCGCGGCAAGCCACCCTACCGTAGAGCGTCGAGGAACGGGCTTGCCGTCGGGACCCAAGTACATGTCCCGAGTCGCGCCGCCCGGCGCCCTTTCGCGAAAGTCGAGCGCGTAACGAGAACCGTCGGGCATCCGGATCACCAGGAACCCACCGCCTCCCAGATTCCCAGCAGCGGGCAAAGTGACGGCGAGAGCGAACGCCGTGGCGACGGCCGCATCGATCGCGTTTCCTCCTTTTCGCAAGACCTCCGCCCCGACCTTTGATGCGATTTCGCTGTCGGACACCACCAAGCCTGAACGAACTCGATAGTTCAGCGGTCCTTGCGCGAGCGAAGAGCCTGCAAGTGCGAGCCAGCAAACGGAAGCAGCGAGCGCCTTTCCCCGAATCATGCCTTC
The genomic region above belongs to Candidatus Nitrosymbiomonas proteolyticus and contains:
- a CDS encoding DNA-binding response regulator, OmpR family, contains REC and winged-helix (wHTH) domain; this translates as MKVLVVDDEPTLLETVEMKLKREGYTTFATDNAEDAMRLYRRVRPDLLVLDIMLPGRSGLDLCRAIRKESQTPIIFITARSEDEDRIKGLEMGADDYLVKPFHLGELAARVRAVLRRSVGEPAIDPVDYGGLYIDPKTHTATLHGKLLDLAPKEFALLYFLARNPGQVFDRDTLLDRVWGRDAYVTARTIDVHIRWLRKHIEVDPDRPKLLLTVRGVGYKFAA
- a CDS encoding alanyl-tRNA synthetase, with protein sequence MPDMTARELRQKYLEFFQSKGHLLHPSGSLVPYDVTGRLDESLLFNGAGMVQFKPYFRGIAEPPSKRLTNCQKCVRTGDIEEIGDLTHLSFFEMLGNFSFGDYFKKEAIAFSWEFLTSSEWLGLDPKRLSFTVFEEDDESLDHWASHLQAAGIDPSTRVYRLGEDTNYWPAGAFSSGPPGPCGPNTEMFYWVLDSEPPPSGPYLREDWSRDEAAGKWLEVWNDVFIQYEWKGGLRDPSRPDKGYEKQGMDDLPFQSVDTGMGLERTITVLNGKRSVYDNDLFEPLFRALSEVVSPDVRERAGDWATGHSEKAKAGRVIADHIRSACLCIGDGILPSNTGRGYVLRRLIRRAVLKGDRALGIGEVFLWKLYEGVAEALGGVYDELVSRREVIVETLKNEEELFRGTLAKGIGELSHYLKLARRTPQAGTMPGPLAFQLYDTYGFPLEVTQELCAEAGIEVEVDGFYEALKEAQERSRAARGNATVYGGVVLRFDLSVLSGQQDDAKPTPTRFVGYDATETQATIVGACQVEGGQLAVALDQTPFYAESGGEVSDTGVIEGEGFRLEVLDLIKQDGVYVHLAEPDFDATGLTQEALIQKLFRQAVTARVDAPRRRKITRNHTATHLLHAALRQVLGKHVTQAGSLVAPDHLRFDFTHSKGMTPVELAEVERLVNERVLEARPVQVHSDVPIAEAKKRGAMALFGEKYGDTVRMIEVPGFSLELCGGCHVRNTAEIGLFKVLHESSAASGVRRIEAVTGEGAYEWVRQMESTLREASSKLKAQAAELPGAIERLQEQLRDERKRLERLRSQASSASPENVVGVEGIELAVESLTDADMQETTLAADRLVEGNPKRVAVVAGTSNGKVMLVAKVGEEARSRGAHAGNLVRDLAKIVGGGGGGRPDFATAGGKDPSRVNEALSIAAAALRKQVQ
- a CDS encoding O-methyltransferase, with product MAELHHPDLRSYLDSLVPKRPRELQIMEEYAREHGFPIVGPASGQFCYLQARLIGAKRVFELGSGYGYSTAWFCRAVRENGGGEVHHVVWDKDLSNRARRHLDSLGYGDIVRFTVGEAVNALIHAEGPFDLIFNDIEKEAYPASLPVISEKLRSGGLLIVDNLLWSGRVFDPSDTEASTQAIREFTRLVVNDPGWVASLVPIRDGLLVAQKA
- a CDS encoding peptide chain release factor 1, with protein sequence MLDKLAAIEERYDQIEAQLQDLDVVQDPSALQRLGKERASLEEIVGVIKEYRKCLEDLADAESLLSDEEMRDLAQAEIQHLKVRSEELEHNLKLKLLATDPNDDKSVIIEIRQAAGGQEAALFAGELFRMYTRYAERRKWKYDLVEMEESDLGGVSRVVFSIDAVGAYSQLKHESGVHRVQRVPATESGGRIHTSTITVAVLPAVEDVEVEIRSDDLEVSTFRSSSAGGQHMQKNETAIRIVHKPTGIAVTCQDERSQQQNRLKAMEVLRAKLYQLEQERLDRERGALRKGQIGSGDRSEKIRTYNFPQQRITDHRIGLSVHNTTEFMDGAIQEMIDALNQAEQAAKLAALDDSAVGAGRA
- a CDS encoding SAM-dependent methyltransferase, yielding MLESAVPQAHEPAGPEGRLLQKVARALQLDGHDLRSLAAADLSGCDQLHVGGRRATLDLLRRAPLSAGSLILDVGCGLGGPSRSLAEAGHRVLGVDVSPEFCAAARVLTGWVGLSPRATFVVGRAERLPVRSNVFDGVWLQHVNMKVQDTLGLLGEAARVMKPGGRLVIHEVFAGEAPARYPTPWALEASSSHLAPAGRFVELLAAAGFDLKQWQDLQAESEGWARKVEETLAAGVRPHLGPSVVFGERTEEMLSNLVKNVRERRVQVFAGCALKPA